One window from the genome of Onychomys torridus chromosome 20, mOncTor1.1, whole genome shotgun sequence encodes:
- the Inhbe gene encoding inhibin beta E chain, producing MGLSEVHLWPVLLWALAWMQNARSACPSCAGPTLAPPGERALVLELAKQQILEGLHLTSRPRISRPLPQAALTRALRRLQPGSVVPGNREEVISFATIVGKSTSTYRSMLTFQLSPLWSYHLHHARLWLHVPPSLPGTLHLRIFRCGTRRCRGSRTFLAEHQTTSSGWHALTLPSSGLRSEESGVVRLQLDYRPLGASSAVAGLPRRLLDTEGQQRPFLELKIRANELGAGRARRRTPTCEPETPLCCRRDHYVDFQELGWRDWILQPEGYQLNYCSGQCPPHLAGSPGIAASFHSAVFSLLKANNPWPAGSSCCVPTARRPLSLLYLDHNGNVVKTDVPDMVVEACGCS from the exons ATGGGGCTTTCGGAGGTCCACCTCTGGCCAGTGCTACTGTGGGCATTGGCGTGGATGCAGAACGCAAGATCTGCATGTCCGTCCTGTGCGGGCCCAACCCTGGCACCCCCGGGAGAACGTGCTCTGGTCCTAGAGCTAGCCAAGCAGCAAATCCTGGAGGGGCTGCACCTGACCAGCCGTCCCAGAATAAGTCGCCCTCTGCCCCAGGCCGCACTAACCAGAGCCCTCCGGAGACTGCAGCCCGGGAGCGTGGTTCCTGGCAACCGAGAGGAAGTCATCAGCTTTGCTACCATCGTAG GCAAATCCACTTCCACCTACCGCTCCATGCTCACCTTCCAGCTGTCCCCTCTTTGGTCCTACCACCTGCACCATGCCCGCCTCTGGCTGCATGTGCCCCCGTCTCTCCCTGGCACTCTCCACCTGAGGATCTTCCGTTGCGGCACCAGGAGGTGCCGAGGATCTCGCACCTTCCTGGCTGAGCACCAAACGACTTCCTCAGGCTGGCAcgccctgactctgccctctagTGGCCTGCGCAGTGAGGAATCTGGAGTGGTGAGGCTCCAGCTGGACTACAGACCCCTGGGCGCCAGCAGCGCTGTCGCGGGACTGCCCAGGCGGCTCTTGGACACAGAGGGGCAGCAGCGTCCCTTCTTGGAACTCAAGATCCGAGCTAATGAACTCGGAGCAGGCCGGGCCAGGAGGAGGACTCCCACCTGTGAGCCCGAGACCCCCTTATGTTGCAGGCGAGACCACTATGTAGACTTCCAGGAGCTGGGGTGGCGCGACTGGATCCTGCAGCCTGAAGGGTACCAGCTGAATTACTGCAGCGGGCAGTGCCCGCCCCACCTGGCTGGCAGCCCTGGCATTGCGGCCTCCTTCCATTCCGCTGTCTTTAGCCTCCTCAAAGCCAACAACCCTTGGCCTGCGGGTTCTTCCTGCTGTGTGCCCACGGCGCGAAGACCTCTCTCACTCCTCTACCTCGACCACAATGGCAACGTGGTCAAGACCGATGTGCCAGACATGGTCGTGGAAGCCTGCGGCTGCAGCTAG